One genomic segment of Tripterygium wilfordii isolate XIE 37 chromosome 9, ASM1340144v1, whole genome shotgun sequence includes these proteins:
- the LOC120005546 gene encoding dirigent protein 22-like isoform X3 gives MTHQDWAALFVAVNGVFSEKLIATKREEKMNHLHFYFHDITSGKNPTAVNIVTAPDGTRSGFGSTVMIDDPLTEEQESTSKFVGRAQGIYAMASQNDSSLLMMLNLVFMEGTYKGSSLSVLGRNPVFLDVREMPIVGGTGLFRLARGYALAHTVWYDVNTGDAIVEYNVYVSHYNTSGAAKDRQGIAPICSLFVVLFAMVSVLQLNGGTH, from the exons ATGACCCACCAAGATTGGGCAG CACTTTTCGTTGCTGTCAATGGGGTTTTCTCCGAGAAATTGATCGCAACGAAGCGTGAAGAGAAGATGAACCACCTCCATTTCTACTTCCATGACATAACCAGTGGGAAGAACCCAACTGCTGTCAACATTGTCACAGCCCCAGATGGAACCAGAAGTGGCTTTGGAAGTACAGTAATGATTGATGATCCACTAACAGAAGAGCAAGAATCCACTTCAAAGTTTGTAGGGAGAGCTCAAGGGATCTATGCTATGGCTTCACAAAATGATTCTTCATTGCTGATGATGCTGAatttagtgttcatggaagGTACGTATAAGGGGAGTAGCCTTAGTGTTCTTGGGAGGAATCCTGTGTTCTTGGATGTGAGGGAAATGCCAATTGTTGGGGGTACTGGGTTGTTTAGATTGGCTCGAGGCTATGCTTTGGCGCATACGGTTTGGTATGATGTGAATACAGGAGATGCCATTGTTGAATACAATGTTTATGTATCACACTACAATACATCAGGCGCAGCCAAGGACAGGCAGGGTATTGCCCCAATTTGTTCTctgtttgttgttttatttgctATGGTTTCAGTGTTACAATTGAATGGAGGAACCCATTAG
- the LOC120005545 gene encoding scarecrow-like protein 3, which produces MLAAMVQEEGESSVASLPLQFLSYLTLSPGLGSPYPWLKELKSEERGLCLIHLLVACANHVAAGSIENANIGLEHISHLACPNGDTVQRIAAYFTEALADRMLKGWPGLHRALNSTKISSVSEEILAQRLFFKLCPFLKISYVITNQAIIEAMEGEKMVHIIDLYSFEPAQWLNLLQMLSARPEGPPHLRITGIHEQKEVLDNMALCLTKEAEKLDIPFQFNPIVGKLENIDLESLRKTGEALAVSSVLRLHSLLANEDEVLRKTSPLASKSSNPNQLQRALQMGHRTLGEWLEKDMVHVYSPSPDSALSLATSPKTGSFLSALWSLSPKLMVVTEQESNHNGSTLMERVMEALNFYAALFDCLECTESRTSLERQKVEKMLFGQEIKNIIACEGAERKERHEKLEKWIQRLELAGFGRVPFSYYGIMEARRMLQGHRYDGYDVKEENGCLAMCWQDRPLFSISAWRFRRYDQDY; this is translated from the coding sequence ATGTTGGCAGCTATGGTTCAAGAGGAGGGAGAATCATCTGTAGCTTCGTTGCCACTTCAGTTTCTTTCCTATTTGACTCTCTCCCCTGGATTAGGATCGCCTTACCCTTGGCTGAAGGAGCTTAAATCTGAAGAAAGGGGTTTGTGTCTGATCCATCTTCTTGTCGCATGCGCTAACCATGTGGCTGCTGGTAGCATTGAAAACGCAAATATTGGCCTTGAGCATATCTCTCATCTTGCTTGTCCTAATGGTGACACAGTGCAGCGGATAGCTGCTTACTTCACCGAGGCTCTTGCAGACCGTATGCTTAAAGGTTGGCCAGGTCTGCACAGAGCCTtgaattccacaaaaatatCATCTGTCtctgaagaaattcttgctcaaAGATTATTCTTTAAGCTTTGTCCCTTCTTAAAGATTTCTTACGTGATAACAAATCAGGCCATCATAGAAGCTATGGAAGGAGAGAAAATGGTTCATATTATTGATCTCTATTCATTTGAGCCTGCCCAGTGGCTTAATCTGCTTCAGATGTTAAGCGCACGGCCTGAAGGCCCACCTCATTTGAGAATCACAGGTATTCATGAGCAGAAAGAGGTGTTAGATAATATGGCTCTTTGCTTgacaaaagaagctgaaaaattAGACATCCCGTTCCAATTCAATCCTATAGTTGGCAAACTAGAGAATATTGATCTTGAAAGCTTGCGTAAGACTGGAGAAGCTCTTGCCGTCAGTTCTGTACTTCGGCTGCACTCTCTCTTGGCAAATGAAGATGAGGTACTTAGGAAAACTTCACCATTGGCATCAAAGAGTTCAAACCCCAATCAGTTGCAGAGAGCCTTGCAGATGGGCCATCGGACCTTGGGAGAGTGGCTTGAGAAAGATATGGTTCATGTGTATAGCCCGAGTCCAGATTCAGCACTGTCTCTAGCTACTTCCCCAAAAACGGGGAGCTTTTTAAGTGCGCTTTGGAGCCTTTCACCAAAACTGATGGTAGTAACTGAGCAGGAGTCAAACCATAATGGGTCTACTTTAATGGAGAGGGTCATGGAAGCATTGAACTTTTATGCCGCactgtttgattgcttggagtGTACTGAATCAAGAACATCATTAGAGCGTCAAAAGGTTGAGAAGATGCTTTTTGGACAAGAAATTAAGAATATCATCGCATGTGAAGGCGCCGAGAGGAAGGAGAGGCATGAGAAGCTTGAGAAATGGATTCAAAGGCTAGAATTGGCAGGCTTTGGAAGGGTGCCTTTCAGCTACTATGGTATTATGGAGGCAAGAAGGATGTTGCAGGGCCATCGCTATGATGGATATGATGTCAAGGAAGAGAATGGTTGTTTAGCGATGTGCTGGCAAGATAGACCACTCTTTTCAATTTCTGCCTGGAGATTTAGGAGGTATGATCAAGACTATTAA
- the LOC120005546 gene encoding dirigent protein 22-like isoform X2 produces MKLFVQRSSTFNALFVAVNGVFSEKLIATKREEKMNHLHFYFHDITSGKNPTAVNIVTAPDGTRSGFGSTVMIDDPLTEEQESTSKFVGRAQGIYAMASQNDSSLLMMLNLVFMEGTYKGSSLSVLGRNPVFLDVREMPIVGGTGLFRLARGYALAHTVWYDVNTGDAIVEYNVYVSHYNTSGAAKDRQGIAPICSLFVVLFAMVSVLQLNGGTH; encoded by the exons ATGAAATTGTTTGTACAACGATCGAGTACCTTTAATG CACTTTTCGTTGCTGTCAATGGGGTTTTCTCCGAGAAATTGATCGCAACGAAGCGTGAAGAGAAGATGAACCACCTCCATTTCTACTTCCATGACATAACCAGTGGGAAGAACCCAACTGCTGTCAACATTGTCACAGCCCCAGATGGAACCAGAAGTGGCTTTGGAAGTACAGTAATGATTGATGATCCACTAACAGAAGAGCAAGAATCCACTTCAAAGTTTGTAGGGAGAGCTCAAGGGATCTATGCTATGGCTTCACAAAATGATTCTTCATTGCTGATGATGCTGAatttagtgttcatggaagGTACGTATAAGGGGAGTAGCCTTAGTGTTCTTGGGAGGAATCCTGTGTTCTTGGATGTGAGGGAAATGCCAATTGTTGGGGGTACTGGGTTGTTTAGATTGGCTCGAGGCTATGCTTTGGCGCATACGGTTTGGTATGATGTGAATACAGGAGATGCCATTGTTGAATACAATGTTTATGTATCACACTACAATACATCAGGCGCAGCCAAGGACAGGCAGGGTATTGCCCCAATTTGTTCTctgtttgttgttttatttgctATGGTTTCAGTGTTACAATTGAATGGAGGAACCCATTAG
- the LOC120005546 gene encoding dirigent protein 22-like isoform X1, giving the protein MSSILINTFFSFHFVLFSALFVAVNGVFSEKLIATKREEKMNHLHFYFHDITSGKNPTAVNIVTAPDGTRSGFGSTVMIDDPLTEEQESTSKFVGRAQGIYAMASQNDSSLLMMLNLVFMEGTYKGSSLSVLGRNPVFLDVREMPIVGGTGLFRLARGYALAHTVWYDVNTGDAIVEYNVYVSHYNTSGAAKDRQGIAPICSLFVVLFAMVSVLQLNGGTH; this is encoded by the coding sequence ATGTCTTCTATTCTCATTAacactttcttctctttccattttgtgcttttttCAGCACTTTTCGTTGCTGTCAATGGGGTTTTCTCCGAGAAATTGATCGCAACGAAGCGTGAAGAGAAGATGAACCACCTCCATTTCTACTTCCATGACATAACCAGTGGGAAGAACCCAACTGCTGTCAACATTGTCACAGCCCCAGATGGAACCAGAAGTGGCTTTGGAAGTACAGTAATGATTGATGATCCACTAACAGAAGAGCAAGAATCCACTTCAAAGTTTGTAGGGAGAGCTCAAGGGATCTATGCTATGGCTTCACAAAATGATTCTTCATTGCTGATGATGCTGAatttagtgttcatggaagGTACGTATAAGGGGAGTAGCCTTAGTGTTCTTGGGAGGAATCCTGTGTTCTTGGATGTGAGGGAAATGCCAATTGTTGGGGGTACTGGGTTGTTTAGATTGGCTCGAGGCTATGCTTTGGCGCATACGGTTTGGTATGATGTGAATACAGGAGATGCCATTGTTGAATACAATGTTTATGTATCACACTACAATACATCAGGCGCAGCCAAGGACAGGCAGGGTATTGCCCCAATTTGTTCTctgtttgttgttttatttgctATGGTTTCAGTGTTACAATTGAATGGAGGAACCCATTAG